The region GCACCCGAGGCGCCGGGCGGGGTCACCCCCCGGCGCCTCGGCCTCATGCCTCATACCCGCCGCATCCCTCAGACGAGCGCCCGTTCCTCCTCGGGCACCCTCCGGGCGTCGCCCCGGATGCTCCGCGCCTCGGCCACCGCGAGCCCCGCGACCGAACCCAGCATCAACAGGGTGCCCGCGAGCGTCGTCACGGTCAGTCGTTCGCCGAGCAGACCGACGGCCAGCACGGCCGCGCTCACCGGCTCCAGGAGCATGATCACGGAGACGGTCGCGGACCGGACCACGGCGGCGCCCGCGAAGAACAGGGCGTAGGCCAGCGCCGTGGGGACGGCGGCGATGTAGATCAGCAGGACCAGCACGTGCGCCGGTCGGGCGGTGTGCGGGACCAGTCCCTCGGCCAGGCCGAGCGGCAGCAGGCAGACGGTGGTGACGGCGAACGTCCACACCGTCGTACCGGAGCCGTCGACGCGGCCGTCTCGTCCCCACCACCGGGTGAGCAGCGTCATCGTGGAGTATCCGGCCGCGGACACGACCGCGAGCGCGACGCCCCAGGGCCGCACCGTGGCACCCCCGCCGCCCAGCGCCAGCACCCCGAGCCCGCCGAGCGCCCCGGCGACGGCGGCGCTCCCGCCGCGCCCGAGCCGCTCCCCCAGGGTCAGTCGCGCGCCCAGGGCGATGAGCACGGGGCCGGCGCCGAGGGTGACAACGGTCGCCACCGCGAGTCCGGTGGCCTCGACCGCGGCGAAGTAGGCGGTCTGGAAGACGGCGAGCCCAAGGCCCGTGACCCCGATCCGCAGCGTCTTGCGGCCGAGCGGTTCCCGGGCGGCCTGCACGACCCGTCGGCGCCACCGCCGATGCCGCGGCAGGCGCACGGCGAGCAGCAGCACGAGTCCGCCCGCGCAGCGCCAGAAGGAGAGGGCGATCGGCCCCATGTCACTGGCCCGGTAGACCAGTGACGCGGCCGCGCCCGCGGTGCCCCAGGCGGCACCGGCGACGATCAGATAGAGGAGGCCTCGCCCGAGGGGCAGGCCGGAAGCAGCTTGCGACACGTGTTTCTCTCCGCGGATACGCGCGGCCGCGCACAAGGCAGCCGCGCAGAAGTTCGGGAAGGACCACATCGCAGCCCGTGCCGAGCGGGCAGGGGCGTACGGGAAGGTCCTCGGACTTCTTCTGCGGGCAGCGCCGTGCCACCCGGCACCGCGCCGGGTGGGAACTCCGGAGGGCCCGCCTCAGGCGGCCGGAGGCGGCAGAACGAGCGTCGAAGGCATGGTCGGCACCTTAGACGGCGGTCCCGTGGGCCGACAACTCCCTTTCGGCGCCGCTCCCGCCACTCGCGACCGGCCCGTCCGAGGGCTTCGCGGGCGCCGACGACTGTGCGATGAACGCGCCGACCAGCACCACCGCACCGCCGACGATCTGCGGCGCCGAGAGATGTTCGCCGAGCAGGACCCAGGCGAGCACCGTCGCGATGACCGCCTCCAGGCAGGCCACGACGCCCGCGACCTGCGGGGAGAGCCTGCGCACGGAGAGCACTCCGGTGACGTAGGCGACGACGGTCGCGATCAGCACGATCCAGCCGAGCAGCAAGGAGGCGGCGACGGAGGTGCCGTTCATGTCCGCGCTGCCCCCGAGCAGCGACCAGTCCATGGTCCAGGGACGTGCGACGACCGTCAGCACGAGGGTGCCGACGAGCAGGCCGTACGCGATGACACCGAGGGGGTCCGGTGCCTCCTCGCCCGCGTCGCTGCCCTGGTCGGACAGGACGAAGTAACCGACCTGGCAGCAGGCGGCGCCCAGCGCGAGCAGCAGCCCGACGACGTCGAAGCTCAGCCCGGACCACACCTCGACGACACAGGCGAGCCCGCCGACCGCGAGGACGACCCCGAGCGCCGCGGCGCGGGTCACGGGCCGGCGCTGCACGAACCGCACCCAGCCGAGCACGAGCGCCGGCGCCAGATACTCGACGAGCAGTGCGACACCG is a window of Streptomyces sp. NBC_00271 DNA encoding:
- a CDS encoding DMT family transporter, encoding MSQAASGLPLGRGLLYLIVAGAAWGTAGAAASLVYRASDMGPIALSFWRCAGGLVLLLAVRLPRHRRWRRRVVQAAREPLGRKTLRIGVTGLGLAVFQTAYFAAVEATGLAVATVVTLGAGPVLIALGARLTLGERLGRGGSAAVAGALGGLGVLALGGGGATVRPWGVALAVVSAAGYSTMTLLTRWWGRDGRVDGSGTTVWTFAVTTVCLLPLGLAEGLVPHTARPAHVLVLLIYIAAVPTALAYALFFAGAAVVRSATVSVIMLLEPVSAAVLAVGLLGERLTVTTLAGTLLMLGSVAGLAVAEARSIRGDARRVPEEERALV
- a CDS encoding EamA family transporter; its protein translation is MPVHTSQGSQDNRGKGVGLGLALASAVAFGGSGVAAKPLIEAGLDPLHVVWLRVAGAALVMLPLAVRHRALVRRRPALLVGFGLLAVAGVQACYFAAISRIPVGVALLVEYLAPALVLGWVRFVQRRPVTRAAALGVVLAVGGLACVVEVWSGLSFDVVGLLLALGAACCQVGYFVLSDQGSDAGEEAPDPLGVIAYGLLVGTLVLTVVARPWTMDWSLLGGSADMNGTSVAASLLLGWIVLIATVVAYVTGVLSVRRLSPQVAGVVACLEAVIATVLAWVLLGEHLSAPQIVGGAVVLVGAFIAQSSAPAKPSDGPVASGGSGAERELSAHGTAV